A single genomic interval of Lentimicrobium saccharophilum harbors:
- a CDS encoding GNAT family N-acetyltransferase, giving the protein MQKKAYPEITTARIILRRFSAEDAKDVQRMAGREAVASNTLAMPFPYLDGMAEAWIATHEKEFEEGKSAVFAITLKHNGQLIGAIGLSMQLHYKLAELGYWIGEEFWNQGYCTEAVKAVLDFAFNTLHLHKVTANHFAGNPASGRVMEKAGMHYEATLKSHILHWGKYKDLVCYAIFGHGD; this is encoded by the coding sequence ATGCAAAAGAAAGCCTATCCGGAGATTACAACCGCCAGAATTATACTCAGAAGATTCAGCGCGGAGGATGCAAAAGACGTTCAACGAATGGCCGGTCGCGAAGCCGTTGCATCCAATACCCTTGCCATGCCTTTCCCCTATCTCGACGGAATGGCCGAAGCCTGGATCGCCACGCATGAAAAGGAGTTTGAGGAAGGAAAGTCAGCTGTTTTTGCCATCACACTCAAACATAACGGTCAACTGATCGGCGCCATCGGGCTTTCAATGCAACTGCATTACAAACTTGCAGAACTTGGCTACTGGATTGGCGAAGAGTTCTGGAATCAGGGCTATTGCACAGAGGCGGTAAAGGCAGTGCTGGATTTTGCGTTTAACACGCTGCACCTGCATAAGGTAACAGCAAACCATTTCGCCGGCAATCCGGCTTCCGGACGCGTAATGGAAAAAGCCGGCATGCATTACGAAGCTACCCTTAAATCACATATCCTTCACTGGGGAAAATACAAAGACCTGGTTTGCTATGCAATTTTCGGGCACGGGGATTGA
- a CDS encoding Ig-like domain-containing alpha-2-macroglobulin family protein: MSLTNSILRHLSWSFIILISACGPGNLLRVESTNFDQQIDQYQNLEFNFNRDLAVDSVFNRWDSAEYIKITPAIPGRFKWTSARQLVFSPAVPFAPNTDYTATLTKELSKFGEKKYNPADEEIRFHTPYLAIDQAYAYWGVSEADPGQVQLRMIIVFNYEIEPGNIRSFLSVRNNDQSLMFDVISRENPAEVELAIPVNSGTAPEGEITILMGKGIQCKGSDRINPEELSTALSVPPRDRLEISGVVADYEEGEGVIRVFTSQPVVIQGMKGLLKVNPEIPFELNSIGNGFALKGNFADGATVELSVSGKIRGIFGPELGSDQKYTVTFGALQPYLAFSDQNSLYLTPAGARNLGLNIINIPKIKITVFKVFENNIQHFMRNGKSWNWYYEDDNYYDSYGYSLDENYGKVISTREIDTRALPRKGNIRLLNLKPEELELTADAKGLYLIKAESVEKSWLIDVQLVSVSDIGLIVRQGVDEIFVAARSIATAGPVEGVTIRFISRNNQMVHQVTTGADGTAIFRDMQKTIPGFTVTMISARKDQDFNVLLFDRSTVETSRFDAGGKRTAGLKYDVFFYGDRNLYRPGDSVFCNAIVRSFKWETIRELPVKFRIMAPDGRDFMVRRAMLNKNGAATLNFSLPAAALTGTYVIEMLASNDVLMGSYRIAVEDFMPDRIRVDVKTDKEVYKPGERLTAGITATNLFGPPASGRKVENELRISRKAFNPAKYPDFNFNIFTPADIYIENQVNEGVTGPDGKLAHQFNLPGHQNIGILEARLFTTVFDETGRPVNRYTPAEILTQEYFPGIKRLPGWVSTQKPINISLLSLNRAEKPAGGGVRIEIVHLKWETVLERNYGQTSYRSQKKESIVFSREVTIPLQGYTFQYSPPLSGEYQVRVSNTGSPNYVAEGFYAYGWGDAGSSSFYVNREGEIGIETDLEQYKPGDLAKVLFKTPFDGELLVTIEQDKVLEHHSLQASGGGATLNLKISEAFMPNVYVSATLIRKTDNSGLPLTVAHGYSSVKVDLPNRRLSVSIEAPAKLRSKVKQQVRIKTAPHAEVTIAVVDEGILQITDYKTPDPYHYFYQKRALEVIPYDLFDELFPELSGGRSAIGGDRGFDIGKRLNPLTSKRVKLLSLWSGIKKADARGEVVFNISIPQFSGAVRVMALAYTEKQFGSGEKQIRIADPLVISSSLPRFLSPADEAEIMVTFTNTTDKPMTVKPAIKISGPLKAGKLSEPEFRLPPNSEKQLFYPLTAGGATGKAEITVNAAAAGETFTELTEIGVRPAVSLEKTAEAGSIKGGQKVALKPATAFMEGTASAKLLLTRSPAGRYARNLSELVNYPYGCLEQTISAAFPQLYFDDLAGMLKQGHLAGKFNTAENINEAIMKIAALQQYNGGLVSWPSGGEAHWWNSAYAAHFLYEAENAGYTVNPVVAGNIYRYLTEKIKQKPVTEYFYKTEGNNQWQRRYQPNRETFYSLYILALAGKQHLPTMNYYKAMAGELSTDSRFMLACAYALAGDRRSFEDLLPRSWDNSTEPAVMNGGSYSSPLRDRAVALYTLVSADPDHPQVAMLARQVGEMMNASRWMSTQERAFSLLALGRLAGQAKSGSISAGIAVKGRQTVSFKGDDLSLDITGSEATITTSGTGTLYYYLETEGIPLPGKSREEDRVLSVRRRLLNRNGAQVDPHEIRQNDLIVVEITLSTNDNSTVENVVITDILPACFEVENTRLTADRGIDWAKEQSVPDYTDIRDDRINLFVNAGGKQQKFYYMVRATSKGTFKQGPVSADAMYNGQYYSYHGSGEVRVK; encoded by the coding sequence ATGTCCTTAACCAACAGTATTCTCCGCCATTTGTCCTGGTCATTTATTATCCTGATCTCTGCCTGCGGGCCGGGCAACCTGCTTAGGGTTGAGTCAACGAATTTCGATCAGCAGATTGATCAGTACCAGAACCTGGAATTCAATTTTAACCGTGACCTTGCCGTTGATTCCGTATTCAACCGGTGGGACTCTGCGGAATACATAAAGATTACCCCCGCTATTCCCGGGCGGTTTAAATGGACTTCGGCACGGCAACTTGTATTTTCACCTGCAGTGCCGTTTGCACCAAACACCGACTACACGGCCACGCTTACCAAAGAATTGTCGAAATTCGGCGAAAAGAAATACAATCCTGCAGATGAGGAGATCCGGTTTCACACGCCTTATCTTGCCATAGATCAGGCCTATGCCTACTGGGGTGTGAGTGAGGCGGATCCCGGGCAGGTTCAGCTAAGGATGATCATTGTTTTTAATTACGAAATCGAGCCGGGCAACATCCGCAGTTTCCTCTCAGTCAGAAATAACGACCAATCCCTGATGTTTGATGTGATCAGCAGGGAAAATCCGGCTGAAGTAGAGCTGGCCATCCCCGTCAACAGCGGAACCGCACCTGAAGGTGAAATTACCATCCTAATGGGCAAAGGCATACAATGCAAAGGCTCAGACCGCATCAACCCGGAAGAACTTTCAACAGCCCTGTCTGTTCCTCCCCGCGACAGGCTTGAGATTTCGGGTGTTGTGGCCGATTATGAGGAGGGCGAAGGGGTGATCCGCGTATTCACCTCCCAACCGGTGGTGATACAGGGAATGAAAGGGCTTCTGAAGGTAAATCCTGAAATCCCCTTTGAACTGAACTCCATCGGCAACGGCTTTGCGCTGAAAGGCAACTTCGCCGACGGTGCCACTGTTGAACTTTCCGTGTCGGGTAAGATCAGGGGCATTTTCGGACCGGAACTGGGCAGTGATCAGAAATACACCGTCACATTCGGCGCCCTGCAGCCATATCTCGCATTCAGCGACCAGAACAGCCTGTACCTGACCCCGGCAGGTGCCCGCAACCTCGGGCTGAACATCATCAATATCCCGAAAATTAAAATTACCGTATTTAAGGTATTTGAGAACAACATCCAGCATTTTATGCGCAACGGGAAAAGCTGGAACTGGTATTACGAGGACGATAATTATTACGACTCATACGGTTACAGTCTGGACGAAAATTACGGGAAGGTAATTTCGACCCGCGAGATTGATACACGCGCACTTCCCCGTAAAGGCAACATCAGGCTGCTTAATCTGAAGCCGGAAGAACTGGAATTGACGGCCGATGCCAAAGGGCTTTACCTGATCAAGGCCGAATCTGTTGAGAAATCGTGGTTGATCGATGTTCAGCTGGTGTCGGTTTCAGACATCGGCCTTATCGTGCGCCAGGGTGTTGATGAAATTTTTGTAGCCGCCCGTTCCATTGCCACCGCCGGTCCGGTTGAGGGGGTTACCATCCGGTTTATCAGCCGCAACAACCAGATGGTACACCAGGTAACTACCGGTGCTGATGGAACCGCCATCTTCAGGGATATGCAGAAAACCATCCCTGGCTTCACCGTCACCATGATCTCCGCCAGGAAAGACCAGGACTTCAATGTTTTGCTCTTTGACCGGTCAACCGTTGAAACCTCCCGTTTCGATGCCGGAGGTAAAAGAACAGCCGGACTTAAATACGATGTATTCTTTTACGGCGACCGGAACCTTTACCGGCCCGGAGATTCCGTTTTCTGCAATGCAATTGTCCGCAGTTTTAAATGGGAAACCATTCGGGAACTTCCGGTAAAATTCAGGATAATGGCGCCTGATGGCCGCGATTTTATGGTAAGGCGCGCCATGCTGAATAAAAACGGGGCGGCAACGCTGAATTTCAGCCTGCCGGCCGCTGCGCTCACCGGAACTTATGTTATTGAGATGCTTGCATCGAACGATGTGCTGATGGGCAGTTACCGGATCGCGGTCGAAGATTTTATGCCCGACAGGATCAGGGTAGACGTTAAAACGGATAAAGAAGTCTACAAACCGGGGGAAAGGCTTACTGCCGGTATAACTGCAACCAATCTGTTCGGCCCTCCGGCCTCCGGCCGCAAGGTGGAAAATGAACTGCGCATCAGCCGCAAGGCATTCAATCCTGCAAAATATCCCGATTTCAACTTCAATATTTTCACGCCTGCTGACATTTATATCGAAAATCAGGTGAACGAAGGAGTAACGGGACCCGATGGAAAACTGGCACATCAGTTCAATCTGCCCGGTCATCAGAACATTGGCATTCTCGAAGCCAGATTGTTCACAACCGTTTTTGATGAAACCGGCCGGCCAGTCAACCGTTACACACCTGCAGAAATCCTGACCCAGGAATATTTCCCCGGCATTAAACGCTTACCAGGCTGGGTTTCAACACAAAAACCCATCAACATCAGTCTGCTGTCGCTCAACCGTGCCGAAAAGCCTGCCGGTGGCGGAGTCAGGATTGAAATCGTTCACCTGAAATGGGAAACAGTGCTCGAACGTAACTATGGCCAGACCAGTTACCGCTCACAGAAAAAAGAAAGCATTGTATTTTCGAGGGAAGTCACCATTCCTTTACAAGGCTACACATTCCAGTATTCTCCACCGCTTTCCGGAGAATATCAGGTCAGGGTCAGCAATACCGGCAGCCCCAACTATGTAGCCGAGGGCTTTTACGCCTATGGGTGGGGCGATGCGGGGAGTTCATCCTTTTATGTGAACCGCGAAGGCGAGATCGGCATAGAAACCGACCTGGAGCAATACAAACCGGGAGATCTGGCTAAGGTGCTATTCAAAACACCATTTGACGGCGAGTTGCTGGTAACCATCGAACAGGATAAAGTGCTGGAGCACCATTCCCTGCAAGCCTCCGGCGGGGGCGCTACCCTTAATCTGAAAATCAGTGAAGCATTTATGCCCAATGTATATGTCAGCGCGACACTGATCAGGAAAACCGACAATTCGGGCCTGCCGCTCACCGTTGCTCACGGATATTCCAGCGTAAAGGTTGACCTGCCCAACCGCAGGCTAAGCGTTTCCATTGAGGCTCCCGCAAAATTGCGCTCAAAAGTAAAACAGCAGGTAAGGATAAAAACCGCCCCCCATGCCGAAGTTACCATTGCTGTGGTGGATGAGGGAATTCTGCAGATAACGGATTATAAAACGCCAGACCCTTATCACTATTTTTACCAAAAAAGAGCGCTAGAAGTAATCCCTTACGACCTTTTTGACGAACTGTTTCCCGAATTGTCAGGCGGCAGATCGGCAATCGGCGGCGACCGGGGCTTCGATATTGGCAAACGGCTGAACCCGCTTACTTCGAAACGGGTTAAACTGCTATCGCTCTGGAGTGGCATAAAAAAAGCAGATGCCAGGGGAGAGGTGGTTTTTAACATCAGCATCCCGCAGTTTTCAGGAGCTGTCAGGGTGATGGCCCTTGCCTACACGGAAAAGCAGTTTGGATCCGGTGAAAAGCAGATCAGGATTGCCGACCCGTTGGTGATCAGCAGTTCGCTTCCCCGCTTTCTCAGTCCCGCTGACGAGGCAGAAATAATGGTAACCTTTACCAATACCACAGATAAACCGATGACCGTGAAACCGGCCATCAAGATTTCAGGCCCGCTGAAGGCAGGGAAACTCAGTGAACCGGAATTCAGGTTACCGCCCAACAGTGAAAAGCAGCTGTTCTATCCCCTTACAGCCGGGGGGGCTACCGGCAAGGCTGAAATTACCGTAAATGCGGCAGCGGCAGGCGAAACCTTTACCGAATTAACAGAAATCGGTGTAAGGCCGGCTGTAAGTCTGGAGAAAACAGCGGAGGCAGGAAGTATAAAAGGCGGGCAGAAAGTTGCACTTAAACCGGCGACAGCATTCATGGAGGGAACGGCCTCGGCAAAACTGCTGCTCACCCGGTCACCAGCCGGACGTTATGCCCGCAACCTGAGCGAATTGGTGAATTATCCTTATGGATGCCTCGAGCAGACCATTTCGGCAGCCTTCCCCCAGCTCTATTTCGACGACCTTGCCGGGATGCTGAAGCAGGGACATTTGGCCGGGAAATTCAATACTGCGGAAAATATCAACGAGGCCATCATGAAAATCGCTGCCCTTCAGCAGTACAACGGCGGCCTTGTCTCCTGGCCTTCGGGCGGAGAAGCGCATTGGTGGAACTCAGCCTATGCTGCCCACTTCCTCTATGAAGCCGAAAATGCCGGGTATACAGTCAACCCCGTTGTGGCCGGCAATATCTACCGCTACCTCACTGAAAAAATCAAACAGAAACCGGTAACAGAATATTTCTATAAAACCGAAGGCAACAACCAATGGCAGCGGAGATACCAGCCAAACCGCGAAACCTTCTATTCGCTCTATATACTTGCATTGGCAGGAAAGCAGCATTTGCCCACTATGAACTACTATAAGGCAATGGCGGGAGAGTTGAGCACCGACAGCCGCTTTATGCTTGCCTGTGCCTATGCCCTTGCCGGCGACCGCAGAAGTTTCGAGGATCTTTTACCCCGCTCCTGGGATAACAGCACAGAACCCGCCGTAATGAACGGTGGCAGTTACAGCTCGCCATTGCGCGACAGAGCCGTGGCCCTCTATACCCTGGTAAGCGCTGATCCTGACCATCCGCAGGTTGCCATGCTTGCACGGCAGGTGGGTGAGATGATGAACGCTTCCCGCTGGATGTCCACCCAGGAAAGAGCGTTCTCTCTGCTGGCATTAGGCAGGCTGGCCGGACAAGCAAAATCCGGTAGCATCTCCGCCGGTATCGCTGTAAAAGGCCGGCAAACAGTATCCTTCAAGGGAGATGACCTTTCGCTGGATATAACCGGCTCAGAAGCAACAATTACCACAAGCGGCACAGGCACGCTATACTATTATCTCGAAACGGAGGGCATTCCGTTGCCGGGAAAAAGCAGGGAAGAAGACAGGGTATTATCCGTCAGACGGCGTTTGCTCAACCGCAACGGTGCTCAGGTCGACCCGCATGAGATCAGGCAGAATGACCTGATCGTGGTTGAAATCACCCTTTCGACCAACGACAACAGCACCGTTGAAAATGTTGTGATCACCGATATCCTGCCGGCCTGTTTCGAAGTGGAAAACACCCGCCTGACTGCCGACAGAGGCATTGACTGGGCCAAAGAACAATCGGTTCCCGACTACACCGATATCAGGGACGACAGGATCAATCTGTTTGTCAATGCAGGCGGCAAACAGCAGAAATTCTATTATATGGTCAGGGCAACCTCCAAAGGAACCTTTAAGCAGGGACCGGTAAGCGCGGATGCCATGTATAACGGACAGTATTATTCCTACCATGGATCAGGAGAAGTCAGGGTAAAATAA